DNA from Gracilinanus agilis isolate LMUSP501 chromosome 3, AgileGrace, whole genome shotgun sequence:
ATATTAATGCAGCAAAAATCAAAGACCAAAGTCAATGTAATCttttacttcttgatttaatACACGAAAGATCTTCAGTTTACAAAATGAGgacaaaggaggggaaaaaaatcacttgccTCTCCTCACCTCCCAAAGATCAGgttcttagttttaaaaataattgttaaaaattctCTATGTCATTTTAATAATGTGTTGGTAAAAGAACATTTTCAAAAAGCTACTATGGTCCTGGATAAGGAAAAGTTAAGGCATAACTCCTGCATATATAGTTTATAAACTTCTTCACACAAAGAATTTaaggtaaatatattttttcattacagGTGAAAAAGAATCAATTCGGTCCTTATAAGCATGGTTCATCATGTTAAAACGTTTGGCAAATTGCAATTATAGTCCTTTTTAGATCATGCCAACTTTAAGGTGACTGACGTCTTTACAACTAGGAATCTGACTTTAAGTGATGCAAAGAACCTTAGAAATTAATCTAGTGCATACCCTAAATATAACAACAGAAAATGAACTCAGAGAAATGGAGTGATGTGCTTCAGGTTGCAATGGCTACTTAGTGGCTGAGCAGAGACTAAAAGCTAGGTGCTTtaattcacaggatcatagatttaaagacaGAAGGGTCTTCAGAGGTCATGCaatccagatgaggaaaatgagccacagggaaataaatgacttgtccaggtcacacaggttATTTGTCAGAGGTAGGAATTCGAACCTTTAACCTCTGACTCTAGGGCCAGTTCTCTTTCCGCTATACCACAGTActctttttattacattttttcaaCTATACCCACTCTGAATCATTAACAATAATTTATGATACAGTGCATTTGAAGTATTAATTCTAAACattcataatttatatatatgaaacaaagtagaaatgagtaaatattttaataaacattttgcGCTAAGATTGTCTTTATCACCATGTTTATGGATAATTAAAACCAGTCACTGAGTAACGCTGATGATGGTTTTACATTTCCCTATTTTCCAAGAGTCTGGCTTTAGTTCTTTGAGATTAAAACCTTCCAGAGATCCTCTAGGATACCTGAGGTTCTAGAGTGTCTACCAGGCAAACAAAGGATATTTGCAAGGAACTAAACTGTTTccttactaccaccaccaccacccttttAAAAAAGTCAGTTATTCTTTCCCCCATTCCAAACTCTCTTATGACATTATTGGTAAGATCAACTTACTATTTTATTCGCTAATTAGGCATCCAGTTATGTTTTATGGTTTAGATATCTGCCAGGAATAGTTACATGTAATTTTGTAGTATCAGAGGTCAAAGCCTCCTTTACAAGAAAACTCAGCAGcgtcattaattaattaaaagcccttaccttccatcttggagtcaatactatgtattggttccaaggcagaagagtggtaaggggtaggcaatggggatcaagtgacatgcccagggtcacacagctgggaagtatctgagcagCTTTATTTTTGACATAATTTTTGAAGCCAAAGGTTGAGAATAGACTGCCAATATCAATTAATATGAACTTCAACAATCacttagaaaaaaatcttattctgaATGTGGATGAGATTTAACTCAGACATAAGCTGGTAGTATGGGAATTGATGTTTAAAGGTATTAGTTTAAGATATAACTTGTATGTAGTATCACTTTCACCTTAGATTAGGTAGTAAATGGTATCTtggagttattattaatattaatatattacttAGAGAATTGATTACGTTTAAACCTGCATTCAAGATGAACAGAATAGACCTGAGGATCTGTTTTGAGGTGAGCTACTAGTTACTGTCAAGCTATTTAGAAGAAATTTAGTTTTCAAACTTGAACTGAGACAAAAATTTTGAGACATATCTATATAGTATGGCCAACatactttatgaaatataaaaattataaaatcataaaaaataaaaagcccatGTTGTGATTTTAACGTTTGATGGTCTTTATTTACAACTTTGTTGGcaaaaaggcagagggaaaatTTAAACCGGCTTACAGAGGGCATTCCAGATGATGCTGTCAGTTTAAAGAACTTGCATCTTTAATGTCCATCTGATTAATTATCCAAAGAAATGTAACACTGAATCTGCATAAGTTGTCTATTTATGAAGTACAGTGCTCTTATTttaggcagtcttttttttttaatatataaatacaaagtaaatcaaACCACTCATTAAAAAGATGCAGCTTAAATGAGGGATATTTTCAATATGTATGTTGTACTTGGTAATAACACATGCCCAATAAAACTCACAAgttggaaaaaagcatttatactTCCTACTTCAATTATTTACAAAATCTTTTCTGTAATGACCATTATATTTCAGATTACTTATGACCTACTCTGAACTTACTATAGAGGTGTAGTCAAGGTCAGAATAGAGGTGATAAGGGTGAATactccttttttggggggaggggaagagggattTGAGGAGGGGGTGCCTCCTGAAATCAGTGTGAGAAACCATAAACATCTTGTTTAAGAATTCtagacaggagaaaaaaaattaatgtagtcAATTTCAATTTATGCTGAGCTgacaattttttcatctgacttGCTTGCTGTCATTCCTCTAAATCAAGTGTGTTTAATTCTTCTTCAAGTTCATCCAAATCCTCTCCAGTAAAAAGGTTTTCATCAACAGGAACAGCACCAATCACTCCATTTTCCtgttcttcattattttcttccaaatcACTTTGTTCTCCATTTTCTGCCCCACCTCCTGAAGCTTCACTCAATTTATTATCTGAAAACAAGACAAATCAATAAACTTGAAAACTGAATGGCCATTCCAGTACTTTGCTGAaaattgaaggtataaaaaaTAGGGTTGTCATATGTCCTTTCCCATCcattgaaataaatattctcGGTATCTTTCCATACTGgaaattattatagttattattaaaaaCACATTTGTCCAGGTAGTAGTGAAGTTCTTTGAAAGAAGAGATTTGTCTTACTCATTTCTATATCTTAAGGatatagagggcagctgggtagctcagtggattgagagccaggcctagagacaggaggtcctaggttcaaatccagcctcagacagttcccagctgtgtgaccctgggcaagtcacttgacccccattgcctacccttaccaatcttccacctataaggcaatacacagaagttaagggtttaaaatttaaaaaaaaaaaaaaattaaggatataGTACAATGGCTTTTACAGAGTAGTTgtcaataaatacttactgaattaactgtcaatttttttaaaagagaaagttatAAATGATCAAGAATAAAGTGAAGACCTATCTAGATGTGGCACAACCTTGAAGTTACTTTAGAAATGATTCTcaagatgaaaaagaatactaaagAATTGTAGAAACCAACAAACCAATGACCTTTTAACCACAAAAAAACAAGTGACCAAGAAATTATCAATAACTACCAACCACTAGGCCTACTTTCCTACttctataaaatcaaaataagtaaactgagacaaaggttaaattactgcccaggctcacaaaggttcagggagggaaaaaaaaccattAGACTCTCCTAAGAAATCCATAGGAACTAGGATAGGaatgggaataaaatataaattgagacCAAGAATGTGAAGAGCCAGAAGAAATTGCTCAAAAGATTTAGAAAGCATTTGGGTTAAGAGAAGAATAGTCTCAGGAGCTTTATTGCCTCACAAATAATTCCATCATTTTAGACAGCTTCATAACAGGTGAGAAGTATTATTTGGCGGTGGGTAGTTACAGGTAAAAACGGAAAAATCCAAAGAGTACCCAGAGCGACTCAGCTAAGGTGGCTATTTGTATGTAAGAACCATATATAATTTAGGTGAACCTAAGTCAATGGTTTCccataagaaaaaatgatttccATAATTGCCCCATAGCTCCAAAGCAAAACATCTTTACTTCTCACCAGTGACTCCATTCCCCTTCCCCTGATCATAACTTAAATAAAGAATGGATGCTTACATAATGACACTTCaactgatttttaagaaataCCAGTATAGAAACTTCggacatttaattaaaaagttcagttttttaatttgctgtatctaaacaaaaaatatttcagatTATATTACAAGATAATTTTAAACAGTTGAGAACAATTACCAAGTGGATTATCCCTTGGACTTGTAtgtagaagtttaataaatgccCACTAACTTGTCTATGAAGTACTGTTTGAAACAGGACTTTAAATCTATgcatatttcatttcctttttagcaATTATATGTGTTAGTTGTTTGCCCAGTTTTGAGAATACTGAAACTTTAAAactgttttattattaaaaaaaggcaaatgccCACACCAACTTTAAAGGAATACTGCAAAATAAAGGGCATGTTATCCAAGATATATTTCTATCTAGTTGCCAAGTGTTAGTTACAAAGCAAGAAATCTAAGAAACACATGCAGTGTTAGATTTGACTTTtactattatattaatttcttaacTATCAGAAATAGAGGTACTTCACAAAACCATAcatttcttttgtgatttcttaACTCTTAAGAAatagccatttaaaaatatactatCTCCATTCAATTTTCTACTTCTTGGAAATATACATAAATTAGCCCACTTACCGTCCTTCTCTACTGAAGTATATGTACTGAATCTTTCAAGACTAGCCACAGTAATACCAGTCTCATCCACATCCTTTGGGATATATTGGCTCAAATCTATATCATTTACTCTTATTAGATCTTCAACCTTCaagaaaaagcacaaaaataaaaattattatgcaCACGAATAGATATAAGTCTATCATTCCTGCATATTTTGGCAACTTAAATATGCTCAACTCTAAATGACAATCCAGAAATTTATGcttacttaatttctttctgaACTCATGAGTATCACTACTTATTAGTTCAATGTTCATTCCCTGAAACATTATTTCATCCTTATTACTCTTTTCTAGAAGAATTCAACTTGTCTATTTATAAATACTGCCAAGTATAACCACAATCACTTGACCACAACTGTTACTATTTGTTACTATCTTTTCCTACTAATTCTACTctgcttctgtttttgttttattttgttctctacaAAATATTCTAGATTCTGCAGGATGGTCTAACAGGAAGAGGGCTGACTCTAGAGTCAGAGGCTCTTGACTTCATCACAGCTTACTTGTGTGAAGTTGGACAATTTATTTCACCCTTCAGACTGCATTTCCTCATATattaaatgaggggattgaatttAAGACCctaatattccatttaaaaatctacAGTCCTTTAACAATCGCTAAGATACAACCAGCTATTGTAAATACCCGTTTACCTCATCACCACCAGTTCCTTGAGTATATCGAGTATCATCtgcttcttcatcatcatcatcaaccaGTTCAGGACGAAATTCAAAAACTTCTCGGCCACTGATCTGTTCATACACAAACATTATATTATTTGTTCGatatcagaattaaaaaaaagaaaagaaaaattgtctACTGAATCAGGTTCCTGTTgttacatataattaatattagtaGACATAATTATTTTAGAACATACCACTAGTGCTTTTCCTGCCTTAAagtctgcttttcttctttccatatcTTGCTCAAGTTTATCaatcttttcttgtcttttccttttcttccatgcAAGAAAAGACTCTAAAGTGATTTTGGTAACATTTGGTCCTAAAGCAGAACGCTGGAGAGACAAagcaataatttaataattaataattaggaATTAGGTTTCTGGTGAACCCTAATAGAATAATTTCAAGTCTGACAACTCTAATATGATGcctctatttcaatataattagtttcctttataattaattctatgtattttactttatggctttaaaataattttctgaaaggGGTAAATTCTGAAAGGTTCATTACACTGCCAAAGAAGTTCATGAcccaaaaaagtttaagaacttcaCTGTTAAACTACATATTTAGTAACCTAAGATTTTAGGTCCTTGCCATTTGCCCTGCAGACAAACTTTTATGTGCTATCTCACCCAATTAGACTATGCGATCCTTAAGGACAAGAACTGTTTTGATTTCTCCATTTGTATCACTGGCACTTAAGAACAGTGCTTGACACACAATAAGCacttaaatacattaaaaatattttattcattcattctttctgatAAATCTCTCACTAGAATTAAAATTGTAAAAGAGAAAGATTTGGGTTCTCTTTATCTTCTTCCTGCTCTCATgtcttattattcttattcagttattttagttGTGTCCTATTCTTCTGACTTTATATGGGTTTTTTTGGgggcaaagaaactgaagtggtgtcctatttctttctctagtagattaaagcaaacaggttaaataatttgctcagggtcacacagcgtaAACTAATGTCtcaggtcagatatgaactcaggttttcctgactccaggtccaacactatcACGGAGATACCAAATGGCCTCAGAGCTACTCATGTCTACATATGTGTAAATGTTATCAAATTAGCTTTCAAAGTAGCATAATTTTATATTAATGGACAAAAGCTTAAAGCTATCTTAAAAAACAACTATAACACATAAGCATAATGTCAGAACAATAAAATCTTTACAATTAAACAGAATGTATCAATCATAGTTTCTGAAACAAAACAATGTTGTTGCCCCCAAGTGGTAAACATGAAAAATTCACAATAAAGGTTTTTCTTtaggattggaaaaaaaaaagaaaacctgttTTAGTTACCTCTCTTTCTATTAGATCTTCTAatgaaatttcatcttctttttcttctttcttcttatctttttttaatacaaaacCAGGAGGAAGAGCATGACGGTACATACAATTATCACCACCTCCGGGGCAAACCCAAAACCAGCCATATTTGTTGTTTTCAATAGCATCAAGAAAGTGCTTGCACAcctataaagaaatataatattcacAGATAACTGCTCATTTGTCCTTGAAAATTTTTGTGGTAATACTAGCTATACAGAAAAGATAAATTCTTGTTCAcacaaacataaaataattttaacggTCAATTTACtaataagctatatatatatatatatattgactgactgactttctCACATAGATTTTATTTGAATTCttagaaatatattcatataattcaatGTTCTCATGTTAATAGCCATTAAAGAAAATAGCTTGTCTTAATGTTTATATACCTTACTAAGCAAATTAACTAATTTTAGACAATTATTAATACAATATTAGTATAACAtcctaatataatataaatattagcagTTACAAAAAATGTCTTAATTACTGCAGTccaaagaacataaaataaaggggaaaatattagCTATCAAAGAACTGTAAATATAAGGTTATTGTTTCAAAGAGTGATCTCTCACTTTACAAATCAAACAAAAACAGCATTTATTTAGCATAGATTATTACATGCTTTATGTAACCATTTGCACATTATAGtatagaaacaaaatgaaaaggtaTGAGAAGTAGATAAGGCAGATCCATATCAACTTTAAAAACAGCTttgattggaaattgaggggatgatcATCAAAtggcaaatggctgaacaatgtatgtgtggtatatgatggtaatgaaatactactgttATATAAGAATGATGATCAGGACAATGTCAGAAAAACCCGTAAACACTTgcaggaactgatacaaagtgatgtgagcagaaccagaatagtGGAGTCAGAGTCAGGTACCAATGAAATgacccaacaacaaaaaaagcctttcccaatctcccttaATACCAATGCCTATCCTCtgagatcatctccaatttattttgtacatattcttTGTGCATAGTTGTTTGCCTTTCACTAAAACCTTATCATCTAGCAGAACAGAAATATTGCACTGATTATCTGTGAATGACTCAGGAATAACAGCAATTGTAATGCAATCCAAGTAAATTCTGAAGAACTCAGGATGAAAAAAGCTAcccattttcagagaaagaactgatgaagtttgaatgtaaatcaaagcatactattttttactttatcttctttattttcatatggaaatattttatatgatatcaCATATATAGCcctaaatcaaattgcttattgaCTCAGGGAggtaaggaagggagagaaagaactatgcattcaattttatcacacccatggcagatgattctcagatctaatTTAGCCCTAACCCTCACCCAACCTTCAATCTCACATCTCAAACTGCTACTGGACATTGTCACATAGACATC
Protein-coding regions in this window:
- the LOC123242171 gene encoding zinc finger CCCH domain-containing protein 15; the encoded protein is MPPKKQAPAGGNKKAEQKKKEKIIEDKTFGLKNKKGAKQQKFIKAVTHQVKFGQQNPRQAAQNEGDKKLKKDDKKKELQELNELFKPVVAAQKISKGADPKSVVCAFFKQGQCTKGDKCKFSHDLSLERKCEKRSVYIDARDEELEKDTMDNWDEKKLEEVVNKKHGEAEKKKPKTQIVCKHFLDAIENNKYGWFWVCPGGGDNCMYRHALPPGFVLKKDKKKEEKEDEISLEDLIERERSALGPNVTKITLESFLAWKKRKRQEKIDKLEQDMERRKADFKAGKALVISGREVFEFRPELVDDDDEEADDTRYTQGTGGDEVEDLIRVNDIDLSQYIPKDVDETGITVASLERFSTYTSVEKDDNKLSEASGGGAENGEQSDLEENNEEQENGVIGAVPVDENLFTGEDLDELEEELNTLDLEE